A window of the Streptomyces albireticuli genome harbors these coding sequences:
- the lepB gene encoding signal peptidase I: MGSHGRTSAADSPGVAGPAGWPGAPPEGRHGAGPGRAGGRAARRKAARRVERRRRRSVVKEVPILIAVALLIALVLKTFLVQAFVIPSGSMEQTIRIGDRVLVDKLTPWFGSRPARGDVVVFKDPGGWLEGEETKAGPDPVGVKQVKQALTFIGLLPSADEQDLIKRVIGTGGDTVKCCDANGKITVNGTPLDEPYVNPGNPPSKLEFTVRVPEGRLFVMGDHRSNSADSRYHLDGPGQGTVPEKLVVGRAAVIAWPLGHWRSLSEPDTFVSVGDAPRAGARAADSPNSVSPMDQNGSIQLPTPAELPLVMGVVGLRRMYDRQQSGERSGCGGLGGRRTFRSRRAREATRGARRG, encoded by the coding sequence ATGGGTAGCCACGGGCGTACGAGCGCGGCGGACTCCCCCGGGGTGGCCGGCCCGGCCGGCTGGCCGGGCGCTCCGCCGGAGGGCCGGCACGGCGCGGGCCCCGGGCGCGCGGGCGGCCGGGCAGCGCGCCGGAAGGCCGCGCGCCGGGTCGAGCGCCGTCGGCGCCGGTCCGTGGTCAAGGAGGTGCCGATCCTCATAGCGGTGGCCCTGCTGATCGCGCTGGTGCTGAAGACGTTCCTGGTGCAGGCCTTCGTGATTCCGTCCGGCTCGATGGAGCAGACGATCCGCATCGGTGACCGGGTGCTGGTGGACAAGCTGACGCCGTGGTTCGGCTCCCGTCCGGCCCGGGGTGACGTGGTGGTCTTCAAGGACCCGGGCGGCTGGCTCGAAGGTGAGGAGACCAAGGCCGGGCCGGATCCGGTGGGGGTCAAGCAGGTGAAGCAGGCGCTGACCTTCATCGGGCTGCTGCCCTCCGCCGACGAGCAGGATCTGATCAAGCGGGTCATCGGTACGGGCGGGGACACCGTCAAGTGCTGTGATGCGAACGGCAAAATCACCGTCAACGGAACGCCGCTCGACGAGCCGTACGTCAATCCGGGAAATCCGCCGTCGAAACTGGAGTTCACCGTGCGGGTTCCGGAAGGGCGGCTCTTCGTGATGGGGGATCACCGCTCGAATTCCGCTGATTCGCGCTATCACCTGGACGGTCCGGGCCAGGGCACCGTCCCGGAGAAGCTGGTGGTGGGCCGGGCCGCGGTGATCGCCTGGCCGCTCGGCCACTGGCGGAGTCTGTCGGAACCGGACACCTTTGTTTCGGTGGGGGACGCGCCGCGCGCGGGGGCGCGGGCGGCTGATTCGCCGAATAGTGTGTCCCCCATGGATCAGAACGGATCGATCCAGCTCCCGACCCCTGCGGAACTCCCGCTCGTTATGGGAGTGGTGGGCCTGCGTCGTATGTACGACAGGCAGCAGAGTGGAGAGAGGAGCGGATGTGGGGGACTTGGCGGTCGGCGCACGTTCCGGTCACGGAGAGCCCGAGAAGCGACCCGAGGGGCCCGGAGGGGCTGA
- a CDS encoding YifB family Mg chelatase-like AAA ATPase: protein MGFARTCSVALVGVEGVVVEVQADLEPGVAAFTLVGLPDKSLSESRDRVRAAVVNSGAEWPQKKLTVGLSPASVPKGGSGFDLAVACAVLAAAERVDPREIADLMMIGELGLDGRVRPVRGVLPAVLAAADAGYRQVVVPERTTAEAALVPGVSVLGVRSLRQLIAVLTDEPVPDEEEDLPQEGRPDPMLAGLSVPGLGLGSGALCGADGAARVPDLAEVAGQRQARKALEIAAAGGHHLYLKGPPGAGKTLLAERLPGLLPPLSQQEALEVTAVHSVAGVLPPGKPLVDAPPYCAPHHSATMASLVGGGNGQPRPGAVSLAHRGVLFLDEAPEFSGRALDALRQPLESGSVVVARSAGMMRMPARFLLMLAANPCPCGRHSQFGEGCDCPPAAIRRYQGRLSGPLLDRVDLRVRVEAVTRAELTGRDGAVEDTATVAARVREARERAAARLGATPWRTNGEVPGHELRTRWHPLPGALAEAERDMECGLLTARGLDRVLRVAWTVADLAGHPRPDADDVAQALQLRTGVGRGVPVEAGVRR from the coding sequence ATGGGCTTCGCCCGTACGTGCTCGGTGGCGCTGGTCGGCGTCGAGGGCGTGGTCGTGGAGGTCCAGGCCGATCTGGAGCCGGGCGTCGCGGCCTTCACGCTGGTCGGCCTTCCCGACAAGAGCCTGTCGGAGAGCCGCGACCGGGTCCGTGCCGCGGTGGTCAATTCCGGGGCCGAGTGGCCGCAGAAGAAGCTGACGGTGGGTCTGAGCCCGGCCTCCGTCCCCAAGGGCGGCAGCGGCTTCGATCTGGCGGTGGCCTGCGCGGTGCTCGCCGCCGCCGAGCGCGTCGATCCACGCGAGATCGCCGACCTGATGATGATCGGCGAGCTGGGTCTCGACGGCCGGGTCCGCCCCGTCCGCGGGGTCCTCCCCGCGGTCCTGGCCGCCGCCGACGCGGGGTACCGCCAGGTCGTCGTCCCCGAGCGCACGACGGCGGAGGCCGCTCTCGTCCCCGGTGTCTCGGTCCTCGGTGTGCGCAGCCTGCGGCAGCTCATCGCCGTGCTGACCGACGAGCCGGTTCCGGACGAGGAGGAGGACCTGCCTCAGGAGGGCCGGCCGGATCCGATGCTGGCGGGGCTCTCGGTGCCGGGGCTGGGTCTGGGCTCGGGAGCGCTCTGCGGTGCGGACGGCGCTGCCCGGGTGCCCGATCTGGCGGAGGTCGCGGGGCAGCGGCAGGCCCGCAAGGCCCTGGAGATCGCGGCGGCGGGCGGTCACCACCTCTATCTCAAGGGCCCGCCCGGAGCGGGCAAGACCTTGCTGGCGGAGCGGTTGCCCGGTCTGCTGCCGCCACTGTCGCAACAGGAGGCCCTGGAGGTCACGGCGGTGCACTCCGTCGCGGGAGTCCTGCCGCCCGGCAAGCCGCTGGTGGACGCTCCGCCGTACTGCGCGCCCCACCACTCGGCCACGATGGCGTCCCTGGTGGGCGGGGGCAACGGCCAGCCGAGGCCCGGGGCGGTGTCCCTGGCTCATAGAGGTGTTCTGTTTCTGGATGAAGCGCCCGAATTCAGCGGGCGGGCGCTGGACGCATTGCGGCAGCCCCTGGAATCCGGGAGCGTCGTGGTGGCCCGCTCCGCGGGGATGATGCGGATGCCCGCCCGCTTTCTGCTGATGCTCGCGGCGAATCCCTGCCCTTGCGGCAGGCACTCGCAGTTCGGAGAGGGGTGCGACTGCCCTCCGGCGGCCATCCGCCGCTATCAGGGCAGGCTTTCGGGGCCCCTGCTGGACCGGGTCGACCTGCGGGTCCGCGTCGAGGCCGTCACCCGGGCCGAACTCACCGGCCGCGACGGCGCGGTGGAGGACACCGCGACGGTCGCCGCGCGGGTCCGCGAGGCGCGGGAGCGGGCGGCGGCCCGGCTCGGCGCCACACCCTGGAGGACCAACGGCGAGGTGCCCGGCCATGAGTTGCGGACCCGGTGGCACCCGCTGCCCGGAGCCCTGGCGGAGGCCGAGCGCGACATGGAGTGCGGCCTGCTGACCGCCCGTGGGCTCGACCGCGTCCTCCGGGTCGCCTGGACCGTGGCCGACCTGGCCGGGCACCCCCGGCCGGACGCGGACGACGTGGCACAGGCACTGCAATTGCGCACCGGCGTCGGCCGCGGTGTGCCCGTCGAGGCGGGGGTGCGCCGATGA
- a CDS encoding RNA-binding protein, with protein MLEEALEHLVKGIVDNPDEVQVASRNLRRGRVLEVRVHPDDLGKVIGRNGRTARALRTVVGAIGGRGIRVDLVDVDQVR; from the coding sequence ATGCTCGAGGAGGCCCTTGAGCACCTCGTAAAGGGCATCGTCGACAACCCCGACGAGGTGCAGGTCGCGTCCCGCAACCTGCGGCGCGGGCGTGTGCTGGAGGTCCGGGTCCACCCCGACGACCTCGGCAAGGTGATCGGCCGTAACGGCCGCACCGCACGCGCACTGCGCACCGTCGTGGGCGCCATCGGCGGCCGTGGGATCCGCGTCGACCTCGTCGACGTCGACCAGGTCCGCTGA
- the rimM gene encoding ribosome maturation factor RimM (Essential for efficient processing of 16S rRNA), with protein sequence MQLVVGRIGRAHGIKGEVSIEVRTDEPELRLGPGAVLATDPAGAGPLTIETGRVHSGRLLLRFAGVKDRTAAEALRNILLIAEVDPEEGPEDPEEFYDHQLIDLDVVTVDGEEIGRITEIAHLPAQDLFIVERPDGGEVMIPFVGEIVTEIDLEEQRAVIDPPPGLINSAEAVVASAREADTADADETGESGDVKGDA encoded by the coding sequence GTGCAGCTTGTCGTCGGCAGGATCGGCCGCGCCCATGGGATCAAGGGCGAGGTCAGCATCGAGGTGCGTACGGACGAGCCCGAGCTCCGGCTCGGCCCCGGCGCCGTCCTGGCCACGGACCCCGCCGGCGCGGGTCCGCTGACCATCGAGACCGGCCGGGTCCACAGCGGCCGGCTGCTGCTGCGCTTCGCGGGCGTCAAGGACCGCACGGCCGCCGAGGCGCTTCGCAACATCCTCCTGATCGCCGAGGTCGACCCCGAGGAGGGTCCGGAGGACCCCGAGGAGTTCTACGACCACCAGCTGATCGACCTGGACGTCGTCACGGTCGACGGCGAGGAGATCGGCCGGATCACGGAGATCGCGCACCTGCCCGCGCAGGACCTGTTCATCGTCGAGCGCCCGGACGGCGGCGAGGTGATGATCCCCTTCGTCGGTGAGATCGTCACGGAGATCGACCTGGAGGAGCAGCGCGCGGTCATCGACCCGCCGCCGGGTCTGATCAACAGCGCCGAGGCCGTGGTCGCCAGCGCGCGCGAGGCCGACACCGCCGACGCCGACGAGACCGGTGAGTCCGGCGATGTGAAGGGTGACGCCTGA
- the proS gene encoding proline--tRNA ligase, with protein MAKAPILTPQADDFPRWYQDLINKAELADNGPVRGTMVIRPYGYGLWERMQQEMDARIKDAGASNAYFPLFIPQSYLTREAEHVEGFAPELAVVTHGGGKELDEPVVVRPTSETIINEYFSKWVQSYRDLPLLINQWANVVRWEMRPRVFLRTSEFLWQEGHTAHATYEDARDYAARIHRDVYYDFMVNVLGIDVVLGRKTAKERFAGAINTLTLEGMMGDGKALQMGTSHELGQNFAKAFNTSYLSKDGQQEMVWQTSWGVSTRMVGGLIMSHGDDSGLRVPPRLASVQAVVLAIKGDDAVIAKVREIGDQLKAAGIRVQVDDRTDTPFGRRAVDWELKGVPVRIEVGPRDLENGTAMLARRIPGGKAPVRLDELVALLPKVLEEDQATLLRESRERREARTTDVATIEEAAEAAVAGGWARIPWADLGPEGEAKLAEQAVSVRCLVGEDGSVPDADDAPGTIAIVARAY; from the coding sequence ATGGCAAAGGCTCCCATTCTCACCCCCCAGGCGGACGACTTCCCGCGCTGGTACCAGGACTTGATCAACAAGGCCGAGCTGGCCGACAACGGCCCGGTGCGCGGCACCATGGTCATCCGCCCGTACGGGTACGGGCTCTGGGAGCGGATGCAGCAGGAGATGGACGCGCGCATCAAGGACGCGGGCGCCTCCAACGCGTACTTCCCCCTCTTCATCCCGCAGTCCTACCTGACGCGGGAGGCCGAGCACGTCGAGGGCTTCGCCCCCGAGCTCGCGGTCGTCACGCACGGTGGCGGCAAGGAGCTGGACGAGCCGGTCGTCGTCCGGCCCACCTCCGAGACGATCATCAACGAGTACTTCTCGAAGTGGGTGCAGAGCTACCGCGACCTGCCCCTGCTGATCAACCAGTGGGCCAACGTGGTCCGTTGGGAGATGCGTCCGCGCGTCTTCCTGCGCACCAGCGAGTTCCTCTGGCAGGAGGGCCACACCGCCCACGCCACGTACGAGGACGCCCGCGACTACGCCGCCCGGATCCACCGTGACGTCTACTACGACTTCATGGTCAACGTCCTGGGCATCGACGTCGTCCTGGGCCGCAAGACGGCCAAGGAGCGCTTCGCGGGCGCCATCAACACCCTCACCCTCGAGGGCATGATGGGTGACGGCAAGGCCCTCCAGATGGGCACCAGCCACGAGCTGGGCCAGAACTTCGCCAAGGCCTTCAACACCTCCTACCTGTCGAAGGACGGGCAGCAGGAGATGGTCTGGCAGACCTCCTGGGGCGTCTCGACCCGGATGGTCGGCGGTCTGATCATGTCCCACGGTGACGACAGCGGCCTGCGGGTCCCGCCGCGCCTGGCCTCCGTCCAGGCCGTCGTCCTCGCGATCAAGGGTGACGACGCCGTGATCGCCAAGGTCCGCGAGATCGGCGACCAGCTCAAGGCCGCGGGCATCCGCGTGCAGGTCGACGACCGCACGGACACCCCCTTCGGCCGCCGCGCCGTGGACTGGGAGCTCAAGGGCGTACCGGTGCGCATCGAGGTCGGCCCGCGCGACCTGGAGAACGGCACCGCGATGCTGGCCCGCCGGATCCCGGGCGGCAAGGCCCCGGTCCGTCTCGACGAGCTCGTCGCGCTGCTGCCGAAGGTCCTGGAGGAGGACCAGGCCACGCTGCTGCGCGAGTCGCGCGAGCGCCGTGAGGCCCGTACGACCGACGTGGCGACGATCGAGGAGGCCGCCGAGGCCGCCGTGGCCGGTGGCTGGGCGCGCATCCCGTGGGCCGACCTCGGCCCGGAGGGCGAGGCCAAGCTGGCCGAGCAGGCCGTGTCCGTGCGCTGCCTGGTCGGCGAGGACGGCTCCGTGCCGGACGCGGACGACGCTCCGGGCACGATCGCCATCGTGGCCCGCGCCTACTGA
- the rpsP gene encoding 30S ribosomal protein S16, translating into MAVKIKLKRLGKIRSPHYRIVVADSRTRRDGRAIEEIGLYHPVQNPSRIEVDSERAQYWLSVGAQPTEPVMAILKVTGDWQKFKGLPAPAPMLLPATKEDKRRAFDEFTKGLEAGAAKGEAITPKAKKSEKKDEAAAAESAESTEA; encoded by the coding sequence GTGGCAGTCAAGATCAAGCTGAAGCGTCTGGGCAAGATCCGTTCGCCTCACTACCGCATCGTCGTCGCCGACTCCCGTACCCGCCGTGACGGCCGGGCCATCGAGGAGATCGGTCTGTACCACCCGGTGCAGAACCCCTCGCGCATCGAGGTCGACTCCGAGCGTGCCCAGTACTGGCTGAGCGTCGGCGCGCAGCCGACCGAGCCGGTCATGGCCATCCTCAAGGTCACCGGTGACTGGCAGAAGTTCAAGGGTCTGCCGGCCCCGGCCCCGATGCTCCTCCCCGCGACCAAGGAGGACAAGCGTCGCGCGTTCGACGAGTTCACCAAGGGTCTCGAGGCCGGCGCCGCGAAGGGTGAGGCCATCACCCCGAAGGCCAAGAAGTCGGAGAAGAAGGACGAGGCCGCCGCGGCCGAGTCCGCTGAGTCGACCGAGGCCTGA
- a CDS encoding DUF2469 domain-containing protein, translated as MSAEDLEKYETEMELKLYREYRDVVGLFKYVIETERRFYLTNDYEMQVHSVQGEVFFEVSMADAWVWDMYRPARFVKQVRVLTFKDVNIEELNKSDLDLPGG; from the coding sequence ATGAGCGCCGAGGACCTCGAGAAGTACGAGACCGAGATGGAGCTGAAGCTCTACCGGGAGTACCGCGACGTCGTCGGTCTGTTCAAATACGTGATCGAGACCGAGCGGCGTTTCTACCTCACCAACGACTACGAGATGCAGGTGCACTCGGTGCAGGGTGAGGTCTTCTTCGAGGTCTCGATGGCCGACGCCTGGGTCTGGGACATGTACCGGCCGGCCCGCTTCGTGAAGCAGGTGCGGGTGCTCACCTTCAAGGACGTGAACATCGAGGAGCTCAACAAGAGCGACCTCGACCTTCCGGGTGGCTGA
- the lepB gene encoding signal peptidase I, translated as MDTDVQLSERDRSPEPVAGEEQGSRSSRFSPGSAARAAGAWLRGGGALRRAGLLLTACLVFLLLLSNFVVQPFLIPSGSMENTLRIGDRVLVNKLAYRFGDEPRRGDVVVFDGRGSFVQEAPAENPVAALVRKGASSVGLMRPAQTDYVKRVVGVGGDRVTCCDARGRLMVNGRPVTEDYLHPGDEPSAVPFDIVVPQGRLWVMGDHRGDSRDSRDHLGEPGGGTVPVGKVIGRADWIGWPFGRMSSLKHPDAFDGVPPPGTGHSAGPGPGPHG; from the coding sequence ATGGACACCGACGTACAGCTTTCGGAGCGCGACCGCTCTCCTGAACCCGTTGCGGGGGAGGAGCAGGGGTCGCGCTCCTCGCGTTTTTCCCCGGGGTCCGCGGCGCGTGCCGCCGGGGCCTGGCTCAGGGGCGGCGGCGCGCTGCGCCGGGCGGGCCTGCTGCTCACGGCCTGCCTGGTCTTCCTGCTCCTGCTCAGCAATTTCGTCGTCCAGCCCTTCCTGATCCCCAGCGGTTCCATGGAGAACACGCTGCGGATCGGGGACCGTGTGCTGGTCAACAAGCTCGCCTACCGCTTCGGCGACGAGCCCCGGCGCGGCGATGTCGTGGTCTTCGACGGCCGGGGTTCCTTCGTCCAGGAGGCGCCCGCCGAGAATCCCGTGGCGGCGCTGGTCCGCAAGGGCGCCTCGTCCGTCGGCCTGATGCGCCCGGCGCAGACCGACTACGTCAAACGGGTCGTGGGCGTGGGCGGTGACCGGGTCACCTGCTGCGACGCGCGGGGCAGGCTGATGGTGAACGGCCGGCCGGTGACCGAGGACTACCTCCACCCGGGGGACGAGCCCTCGGCGGTGCCCTTCGACATCGTGGTGCCGCAGGGGCGGCTGTGGGTGATGGGCGACCATCGCGGCGACTCCCGGGACTCCCGTGACCACCTCGGCGAGCCGGGCGGCGGCACGGTCCCGGTCGGCAAGGTGATCGGGCGGGCCGACTGGATCGGCTGGCCGTTCGGCCGGATGTCCTCGCTGAAACACCCCGACGCCTTCGACGGCGTACCGCCCCCGGGGACGGGGCATTCCGCGGGACCGGGACCCGGGCCGCATGGGTAG
- a CDS encoding NUDIX hydrolase, giving the protein MCDESPRKAARIVLLDPDERLLLIHGFEPEDPSNTWWFTPGGGLEPGESWEQAARRELAEETGVTEIELGPLLWRRACSFPFDGRRWDQDECYYLARTRQPAMWTGGETELERRSVTGLRWWTCEELLATRETVYPTKLAGLLRTLLDEGPPRTPVLLETERA; this is encoded by the coding sequence GTGTGCGATGAGAGCCCCCGGAAGGCCGCGCGGATCGTCCTCCTCGACCCCGACGAGCGCCTCCTGCTGATCCACGGCTTCGAACCGGAGGATCCCTCGAACACCTGGTGGTTCACCCCGGGCGGCGGCCTGGAGCCCGGTGAGAGCTGGGAGCAGGCGGCCCGCCGGGAGCTGGCCGAGGAAACGGGCGTCACGGAGATCGAACTGGGCCCGCTGCTCTGGCGGCGCGCCTGTTCCTTCCCGTTCGACGGCCGCCGCTGGGACCAGGACGAGTGCTACTACCTGGCGCGCACCCGGCAGCCGGCCATGTGGACCGGCGGGGAGACGGAGCTGGAGCGGCGCAGCGTCACGGGCCTGCGCTGGTGGACGTGCGAGGAACTCCTCGCGACCCGTGAGACGGTGTATCCGACCAAGCTCGCCGGGCTGCTGCGTACGCTGCTCGACGAGGGGCCCCCGCGTACGCCGGTGCTTCTGGAGACGGAGCGCGCCTGA
- the lepB gene encoding signal peptidase I — MSGAGRTGDGRGRAGRVLSGLAVAVGCVLFLGGFVWGALLYQPYTVPTDSMAPTIGQGARVLAERVDGSEVRRGDIVVFKDKAWGDVPMIKRVVGVGGDSVRCCDDRGRLTVGGKPVEEPYLRGGGPASPTEFSADVPEGQLFLIGDHRLTSVDSRSHLADASRGSVPRGAVEGRVDATAWPMDGWGMMDRPESFAALPGGTSRPGPLPMVLAAVVGGAVLILGGAAYGPVASLLRPRRATGVSENRKEGTAERVR, encoded by the coding sequence ATGAGCGGAGCGGGACGTACGGGCGACGGCCGCGGCCGCGCGGGCAGGGTGCTGTCCGGGCTGGCCGTGGCCGTCGGCTGTGTGCTCTTCCTGGGGGGATTCGTCTGGGGCGCGCTGCTGTACCAGCCGTACACCGTTCCCACCGACTCGATGGCGCCGACCATCGGGCAGGGCGCGCGGGTGCTCGCCGAGCGCGTCGACGGCAGTGAGGTGCGGCGTGGCGACATCGTCGTCTTCAAGGACAAGGCCTGGGGCGACGTACCCATGATCAAGCGTGTCGTGGGCGTGGGCGGCGACAGCGTCCGGTGCTGTGACGACCGGGGGCGGCTGACGGTCGGCGGGAAGCCGGTCGAGGAACCGTATCTGCGGGGCGGTGGCCCGGCCTCGCCCACGGAGTTCTCCGCCGACGTCCCCGAGGGGCAGCTTTTCCTCATCGGTGACCACCGCCTGACCTCGGTCGACTCCCGCTCCCACCTGGCCGACGCCTCCCGTGGCTCGGTGCCGCGCGGGGCCGTCGAGGGGCGGGTGGACGCCACGGCCTGGCCGATGGACGGCTGGGGCATGATGGACAGGCCGGAGTCGTTCGCCGCCCTGCCGGGCGGTACGTCCCGGCCGGGGCCGCTGCCAATGGTGCTGGCCGCGGTCGTCGGCGGCGCGGTGCTCATCCTGGGCGGCGCGGCGTACGGACCGGTCGCGAGCCTCCTGAGGCCCCGGCGTGCCACCGGCGTGAGCGAGAACAGGAAGGAGGGGACCGCGGAACGTGTGCGATGA
- the trmD gene encoding tRNA (guanosine(37)-N1)-methyltransferase TrmD — protein sequence MRLDVVTIFPEYLEPLNVSLVGKARARGQLDVRIHDLREWTHDKHNTVDDTPYGGGPGMVMKPEPWGEALDAVVASGTGEDKPVLVVPTPSGRPFTQALAVELSEKPWLVFTPARYEGIDRRVIEEYGDRLDVREVSIGDYVLAGGEAPVLVMVEAIARLLPGVLGNAESHRDDSFAPGAMADLLEGPVYTKPPEWRGRGIPDVLVSGHHGKIARWRRDEAFRRTVANRPDLIERADPAVFDKKDREMLSILGWGPGPDGRFWRVAPDVEE from the coding sequence ATGCGACTCGATGTCGTCACCATCTTCCCGGAGTACCTGGAGCCGCTGAACGTCTCGCTCGTGGGCAAGGCGCGCGCGCGTGGCCAGCTGGACGTGCGCATCCACGACCTGCGGGAATGGACCCACGACAAGCACAACACCGTCGACGACACCCCGTACGGCGGCGGCCCCGGCATGGTCATGAAGCCCGAGCCCTGGGGCGAGGCACTGGACGCGGTCGTCGCGTCCGGGACCGGTGAGGACAAGCCCGTCCTCGTCGTGCCCACGCCCAGCGGCCGGCCGTTCACCCAGGCGCTCGCCGTCGAGCTGTCCGAGAAGCCGTGGCTGGTCTTCACGCCCGCCCGCTACGAGGGCATCGACCGCCGCGTCATCGAGGAGTACGGCGACCGGCTCGACGTCCGCGAGGTCTCCATCGGCGACTACGTACTGGCCGGCGGCGAGGCCCCCGTGCTGGTCATGGTCGAGGCCATCGCCCGGCTGCTGCCCGGTGTCCTCGGCAACGCCGAGTCGCACCGCGACGACTCCTTCGCGCCCGGTGCCATGGCCGATCTGCTGGAGGGCCCCGTCTACACCAAGCCGCCGGAGTGGCGCGGCCGGGGTATCCCGGACGTCCTGGTCAGCGGCCACCACGGCAAGATCGCCCGGTGGCGCCGCGACGAGGCCTTCCGGCGTACGGTCGCGAACCGGCCGGATCTGATCGAGCGCGCGGACCCCGCGGTCTTCGACAAGAAGGACCGCGAGATGCTCTCGATCCTGGGCTGGGGCCCGGGCCCCGACGGCCGATTTTGGCGAGTGGCCCCGGACGTGGAAGAATAA
- the lepB gene encoding signal peptidase I codes for MGDLAVGARSGHGEPEKRPEGPGGAEGSGGTPGGEAPEAALSQAPVAAQASGDAVEGPDGPKDTGSGGVTPDEDGEGPGATRPKKQRSFWKELPILVGIALVLALIIKTFLVQAFSIPSDSMQDTLQRGDRVLVDKLTPWFGAKPERGEVVVFHDPGKGSQSWLGPETQPQETGPLGSGVQKVLSFIGLMPSAEERDLIKRVIAVGGDTVECQGAGGPVKVNGKALDEKSYIFPGNSPCDDKPFGPIKVPKDHIWVMGDHRQDSLDSRYHPTLYEGTVPVSDVVGRAIVVAWPVNRWSFLPVPGTFDQPGLNAAAAAVPPALGLAGAVPLVLWRRRRLLGRTTSVAAVKSAADRTSSKG; via the coding sequence GTGGGGGACTTGGCGGTCGGCGCACGTTCCGGTCACGGAGAGCCCGAGAAGCGACCCGAGGGGCCCGGAGGGGCTGAGGGGAGCGGCGGGACGCCCGGTGGCGAAGCGCCCGAAGCGGCCTTGTCCCAGGCGCCCGTGGCGGCCCAGGCATCCGGCGACGCGGTGGAAGGCCCGGACGGGCCGAAGGACACGGGGAGCGGCGGAGTGACGCCCGACGAGGACGGCGAGGGCCCCGGCGCGACCCGGCCGAAGAAACAACGATCCTTCTGGAAAGAACTGCCGATCCTGGTCGGCATCGCCCTGGTGCTGGCGCTGATCATCAAGACCTTCCTGGTCCAGGCGTTCTCCATCCCCTCGGACTCGATGCAGGACACCCTCCAGCGGGGTGACCGCGTGCTGGTCGACAAGCTGACGCCGTGGTTCGGGGCGAAGCCCGAGCGCGGCGAGGTGGTGGTCTTCCACGACCCGGGCAAGGGCAGCCAGAGCTGGCTCGGCCCCGAGACCCAGCCGCAGGAGACCGGTCCGCTGGGCAGTGGCGTCCAGAAGGTCCTCAGCTTCATCGGGCTGATGCCCTCCGCCGAGGAGCGCGACCTCATCAAGCGGGTCATCGCGGTCGGCGGCGACACCGTGGAGTGCCAGGGCGCCGGCGGCCCGGTGAAGGTCAACGGCAAGGCCCTCGACGAGAAGTCGTACATCTTCCCGGGCAACTCGCCCTGTGACGACAAGCCCTTCGGCCCGATCAAGGTGCCCAAGGACCACATCTGGGTGATGGGCGACCACCGCCAGGACTCCCTGGACTCGCGCTACCACCCCACCCTGTACGAGGGCACGGTGCCGGTCAGCGACGTCGTCGGCCGCGCCATCGTCGTCGCCTGGCCGGTCAACCGCTGGTCCTTCCTGCCCGTCCCGGGCACCTTCGACCAGCCGGGGCTGAACGCCGCGGCCGCCGCCGTGCCCCCGGCGCTCGGCCTCGCGGGCGCGGTGCCGCTGGTCCTGTGGCGGCGGCGCCGGCTGCTCGGCCGGACCACGTCCGTCGCGGCCGTGAAGAGCGCCGCGGACAGGACCTCGTCGAAGGGCTGA
- the rplS gene encoding 50S ribosomal protein L19: MNLLDNVDAASLRTDVPSFRPGDTVNVHVRVIEGNRSRVQQFKGVVIRRQGDGVRETFTVRKVSFSVGVERTFPVHTPIVEKIELVTRGDVRRAKLYYLRELRGKAAKIKEKRDN, encoded by the coding sequence ATGAACCTTCTCGACAACGTCGACGCCGCTTCGCTGCGCACCGATGTCCCGTCCTTCCGCCCCGGCGACACCGTGAACGTCCACGTTCGCGTCATCGAGGGCAACCGCTCCCGTGTGCAGCAGTTCAAGGGTGTCGTCATCCGCCGTCAGGGCGACGGCGTGCGCGAGACCTTCACGGTCCGCAAGGTCTCCTTCTCCGTCGGCGTGGAGCGTACCTTCCCGGTGCACACCCCGATCGTCGAGAAGATCGAGCTCGTGACCCGCGGTGACGTCCGTCGCGCCAAGCTGTACTACCTCCGTGAGCTGCGCGGCAAGGCCGCGAAGATCAAGGAGAAGCGCGACAACTGA
- a CDS encoding YraN family protein, which yields MNARGALGRYGEKLAARRLAESGIVILERNWRCREGEIDLVALDADALVVCEVKTRRSGAYEHPMAAVTPAKAGRLRLLAERWLERNGGPPPGGVRIDVVGVVVPDRGAPAIEHVKGVA from the coding sequence ATGAACGCCCGAGGAGCTCTCGGTCGCTACGGCGAGAAACTCGCGGCCCGGCGGCTCGCCGAGTCCGGGATCGTCATCCTGGAGCGGAACTGGCGGTGCCGCGAGGGCGAGATCGATCTCGTCGCCCTCGACGCGGACGCCCTGGTCGTGTGCGAGGTCAAGACCCGCCGCTCCGGTGCCTACGAACACCCGATGGCGGCCGTCACCCCGGCCAAGGCCGGCCGATTGCGCCTGCTGGCCGAGCGCTGGCTGGAGCGGAACGGCGGCCCGCCGCCGGGCGGGGTGCGGATCGACGTGGTGGGCGTGGTCGTCCCCGACCGGGGCGCCCCCGCGATCGAGCACGTCAAGGGGGTGGCCTGA